A stretch of the uncultured Methanobrevibacter sp. genome encodes the following:
- a CDS encoding helix-turn-helix domain-containing protein: MTIKRKFDKLPPYCQFEKSLNLIKNKWTVYILRDMILGKKYFSDFKEDKPELSNKILTQRLKELEENNIIEKNIKDNETSYHLTEKGHRLQNILYELAIFNLEEKYHGEELEKIKKEFEQLKYGGNQK; the protein is encoded by the coding sequence ATGACAATTAAAAGAAAATTTGATAAACTGCCCCCATACTGTCAATTTGAAAAAAGTCTGAATCTTATTAAAAACAAATGGACAGTATACATTTTAAGGGACATGATTCTTGGAAAAAAATATTTCAGCGATTTCAAAGAGGACAAGCCTGAACTGTCCAATAAAATCCTAACACAAAGACTTAAGGAACTGGAAGAAAACAACATCATCGAAAAAAACATCAAAGATAATGAAACATCATATCACCTGACTGAAAAAGGCCACAGGCTTCAAAACATATTATACGAACTCGCCATTTTCAATCTTGAAGAGAAATATCATGGCGAGGAACTGGAAAAAATTAAAAAAGAATTTGAACAGTTAAAATATGGGGGAAACCAAAAATGA
- a CDS encoding DUF1848 domain-containing protein codes for MIINTGSRTDIPAFFHKWFLNRVDEGFVCSKNPYNDDIYRYPINPKTTDCMCFTSKNPKPLVKNIDKLDEYNQFWFITINAYDKDIEVNVPSYKRVIKTFKSLSDYLGSNCVEWRYDPIFITEKYDLDFHIDRFEEIASQLSTYNDYCTISFIDLYKKVLRNFPDAKEVTIEEQLIIGENFSRIARENDIQIKTCLEGTLLDQFGCDSSGCMTQQVIERAIGNNLKLPKGKYQNRECNCIFGRDIGAYNTCMHGCKYCYANSNMKLVKKNQKLHNPNSPLLIGEVKESDDVKEVNEPSYMDLQTKLF; via the coding sequence ATGATAATCAATACTGGTTCAAGAACCGATATTCCAGCTTTTTTTCACAAATGGTTCCTTAACAGGGTTGATGAGGGTTTTGTTTGCTCTAAAAATCCGTATAATGATGATATTTATAGATATCCGATTAACCCTAAGACAACTGATTGCATGTGTTTTACTTCTAAAAATCCAAAGCCTTTAGTCAAAAATATCGATAAGTTGGATGAATACAATCAGTTCTGGTTTATAACAATCAATGCATATGATAAAGACATTGAAGTCAATGTTCCATCTTATAAACGGGTAATTAAAACATTCAAGTCATTATCCGATTATCTGGGGAGTAACTGCGTTGAGTGGAGATATGATCCAATTTTTATCACAGAAAAATATGATTTGGATTTTCACATTGATAGATTTGAAGAGATAGCATCACAACTGTCCACATACAATGATTATTGCACAATAAGTTTCATTGATTTGTATAAGAAGGTTTTAAGGAATTTTCCTGATGCAAAAGAGGTTACAATTGAGGAGCAATTAATCATCGGTGAAAACTTTTCAAGAATTGCTCGTGAAAACGATATCCAGATAAAAACATGTCTTGAGGGAACTTTGCTTGATCAGTTCGGCTGTGACTCATCAGGATGCATGACCCAGCAGGTGATTGAAAGAGCTATTGGAAATAATTTGAAATTGCCTAAAGGAAAATACCAGAACCGTGAATGCAACTGCATATTTGGAAGGGATATTGGAGCATATAATACTTGCATGCATGGATGCAAATATTGCTATGCCAACAGCAACATGAAGCTGGTTAAAAAGAACCAAAAGTTGCATAATCCTAATTCGCCATTGCTGATTGGTGAGGTAAAAGAGAGTGATGATGTAAAGGAAGTTAATGAACCTAGCTATATGGATTTACAAACTAAGTTGTTTTGA
- a CDS encoding class I SAM-dependent methyltransferase, with translation MSDNDKVNTGHHIEDKELIKNARKPVGELGHQILDRMNRSHESMAQWGVSHFEVRPDSKILDIGCGGGRNIERFAAQISENGRVVGLDYSEVSVEKSTKLNQEAIDKGIVNVLQGSVSDMPFYDETFDIVTGFETIYFWPDFINDLKEVNRVLKRDGLVFFCNEAVYREGEMEKYDDLVELLDMKIYSEDVLKESLEKTGFKDFKAFVNEENDWICILARKI, from the coding sequence ATGAGTGATAACGATAAGGTAAATACTGGTCATCATATTGAAGATAAGGAATTAATCAAAAATGCAAGAAAGCCTGTTGGTGAACTTGGCCATCAGATTCTAGACAGGATGAACAGGTCCCATGAGTCAATGGCGCAGTGGGGAGTAAGCCACTTTGAAGTTCGCCCGGACAGCAAGATCCTGGATATCGGATGTGGAGGTGGAAGAAACATCGAAAGGTTTGCAGCACAGATCTCTGAAAACGGAAGGGTTGTTGGATTGGACTATTCCGAGGTTAGTGTTGAAAAATCAACCAAATTGAACCAGGAAGCCATCGATAAGGGTATAGTCAATGTATTGCAGGGTTCAGTTTCCGACATGCCGTTTTATGATGAGACATTTGATATCGTAACCGGTTTTGAGACAATCTATTTCTGGCCCGACTTTATCAATGACCTTAAGGAAGTAAATCGTGTATTGAAAAGGGACGGTCTTGTATTTTTCTGTAACGAAGCAGTTTACAGGGAAGGCGAAATGGAAAAATATGATGATTTGGTAGAACTCTTGGATATGAAAATCTATTCAGAAGATGTTTTAAAGGAATCTCTTGAAAAAACCGGATTTAAGGATTTCAAGGCATTTGTCAATGAAGAAAATGATTGGATTTGTATTCTTGCAAGAAAAATCTAA
- a CDS encoding MnmC family methyltransferase, translating to MSYENSARIINDDIFDLVNELFAREKSSKNIEDRVNFFDTYNNYFVLTDDGSYSINSKEINHKVETLHTSTGAISESFEKFIKPMKFNYDEDIAILDICAGLGYNSSAAIDDFMKNSNANLTIDMVEISKATLACGLLVPSPIPAHDITKKAIEDELIKQNYATLSLEECEIPENIDINVFIEDARQTVQKLKDNTYDAIFLDPFSQNMAPELFSLEFFRQFRRVIKDDGIVATYTSAAPIRAGFIEADFYIGLGPIFGRKQGGTLASPNPSMLDTSLPKNDEIRIALSDVGIPFRDPGLNNSSEFILESRTEERHLARHNTKISSAVKTPIFLGDEMDDEKLKRRVERNLLKMNIPSTTSPEAFYIVEVEDSYTEKQDEKNNSTNRILEMKKRLKKIKEGN from the coding sequence ATGAGTTATGAAAACAGTGCTAGAATAATTAATGATGATATTTTTGATTTGGTGAATGAACTTTTTGCCAGGGAAAAAAGTAGTAAAAATATTGAAGATAGGGTTAATTTTTTTGATACTTACAACAATTATTTCGTTTTAACAGATGATGGATCATATTCTATTAATTCAAAGGAAATAAACCATAAAGTTGAAACCCTACATACATCTACAGGGGCAATAAGTGAGTCATTTGAAAAATTTATCAAACCGATGAAATTCAATTATGACGAAGACATTGCCATTCTCGACATATGCGCAGGACTGGGCTACAATTCCTCAGCTGCAATTGATGATTTCATGAAAAATTCAAATGCAAATCTCACAATCGACATGGTTGAAATATCAAAGGCCACTCTGGCATGCGGACTTCTAGTACCTTCACCAATCCCCGCACATGACATAACCAAAAAGGCAATCGAAGATGAACTGATAAAGCAGAATTATGCAACCCTGAGCCTTGAGGAGTGTGAAATACCTGAAAACATTGATATAAATGTTTTTATCGAAGATGCAAGACAAACCGTCCAAAAACTAAAGGACAACACATATGATGCAATATTTTTGGATCCCTTCAGCCAGAACATGGCTCCCGAACTGTTTTCACTGGAATTTTTCAGGCAATTCAGACGCGTCATAAAAGATGACGGAATCGTTGCAACCTACACTTCAGCCGCACCGATAAGGGCAGGTTTTATTGAAGCCGACTTCTATATCGGACTTGGACCAATATTCGGAAGAAAACAGGGAGGAACCCTTGCAAGTCCAAATCCGTCAATGCTTGACACCTCACTTCCAAAAAACGATGAGATAAGGATTGCACTGTCAGATGTGGGAATTCCATTCAGGGATCCCGGTTTGAATAATTCAAGCGAATTCATTCTTGAATCAAGAACTGAAGAAAGGCATCTTGCACGCCACAACACCAAAATATCATCAGCCGTTAAAACACCGATATTTCTGGGGGACGAAATGGATGATGAAAAACTGAAAAGACGTGTTGAGCGCAATCTCTTGAAAATGAACATTCCTTCAACAACCTCTCCTGAAGCTTTCTACATCGTTGAAGTTGAGGATTCATACACCGAAAAACAAGACGAAAAAAACAATTCAACCAACAGAATTCTTGAAATGAAAAAAAGATTAAAAAAAATAAAGGAAGGAAATTAA
- the tgtA gene encoding tRNA guanosine(15) transglycosylase TgtA: MFEIKAKDGKGRVGVLKTNHGDVKTPALMPVIHPRKQALDVGKYGADIVITNAYLIYKDDELKQKAVDEGLHKLINFDGPIMTDSGSFQLSVYGDVEITNKEVIEFQELIKTDIGTSLDIPTAPFVDREKAESDMEITLERAREAISYKKEQNMEMLLNSVVQGSTFLDLRRECARELSKLDADLYPIGAVVPLMESYHYKDLVDVVMNSMKELSDTVPRHLMGAGHPMIFALCVAMGCDLFDSAAYILYAEDDRLLSTRGTFKLENLQEMPCSCEVCTKYTPDELRAMPKEKRRDLIAQHNLHVSFAELRLIRQAIYDGNLMELVEERCRAHPALLEAVRHLGEYCDDLEKYDPRSKRSAFFYTGPESLKRSEVMRHMEKLRQMPKKRDLIILPPSRKPYSKFISGKLGEFYVYGDEKEIDLENSDFMVLDIPFGLIPLEIDEVYPLSQNDAPKTRDVDSIEFIEDFINEFGEYYDQVLIHSRVIKTLDWDVEDKTVISDEIRYQKDDVKKVKAIADYQFGFGAGDAIFEGNINIEKSKKTGKIRHIYDGKTLLVNMRASDSYLILSKEGAKRLHANIPYPQNRVVVNKDSEPFALDGKSVFCKFVVDCDDNIRAKDEVLIVNEEDKLLAYGKALLGACEIEQFQTGQAIKTRKGMKK; encoded by the coding sequence ATGTTTGAAATTAAGGCAAAAGATGGAAAAGGCCGTGTTGGTGTTTTAAAAACCAATCATGGGGATGTAAAAACCCCTGCACTGATGCCGGTAATTCATCCTCGTAAACAGGCGCTGGATGTAGGCAAATATGGTGCAGACATTGTTATTACTAATGCATATCTGATTTATAAGGATGATGAGTTGAAGCAGAAGGCAGTCGATGAAGGCTTGCACAAACTAATCAACTTTGACGGTCCGATAATGACCGATTCAGGTTCATTTCAGCTGTCAGTTTATGGGGATGTGGAAATAACAAACAAGGAAGTTATTGAGTTTCAGGAACTGATCAAGACAGACATCGGAACAAGTCTCGATATTCCGACAGCCCCGTTTGTGGACCGTGAAAAGGCTGAAAGTGATATGGAAATCACTTTGGAAAGGGCACGTGAAGCGATATCCTACAAAAAGGAACAGAATATGGAAATGCTATTGAATTCTGTTGTTCAGGGTTCAACATTCCTTGATTTGAGACGTGAATGTGCAAGGGAGCTTTCCAAACTGGACGCCGATTTATATCCGATTGGCGCTGTGGTTCCTCTGATGGAATCCTATCACTACAAGGATCTTGTGGATGTTGTGATGAACTCAATGAAGGAACTCTCAGATACCGTTCCCCGCCATCTGATGGGAGCCGGACATCCTATGATATTTGCCCTGTGTGTGGCAATGGGATGTGATCTGTTTGACTCAGCGGCTTATATACTGTATGCTGAAGATGACAGGCTTTTATCAACAAGAGGGACATTCAAGCTTGAAAACCTTCAGGAAATGCCATGCTCCTGTGAGGTATGTACCAAATACACTCCAGATGAGCTAAGGGCGATGCCGAAAGAGAAAAGAAGGGATTTGATTGCACAGCACAACCTGCATGTTTCATTTGCAGAGCTCAGATTAATCAGACAGGCAATATATGATGGAAACCTGATGGAACTGGTGGAAGAGCGCTGTCGTGCACATCCGGCACTTCTTGAAGCGGTTAGACATTTGGGCGAATATTGCGATGATTTGGAAAAGTATGACCCGAGAAGCAAAAGATCCGCATTCTTCTACACAGGCCCCGAATCCCTTAAAAGGTCTGAAGTCATGAGGCACATGGAAAAGCTTCGTCAAATGCCTAAAAAACGTGATTTGATTATACTTCCTCCATCAAGAAAACCTTATTCAAAGTTCATTTCAGGAAAGCTTGGGGAATTTTATGTCTATGGTGATGAAAAGGAAATCGACCTTGAAAACAGTGATTTCATGGTATTGGACATTCCATTCGGATTGATACCACTGGAAATCGATGAGGTCTATCCGTTAAGTCAGAATGATGCACCAAAAACCCGTGATGTTGACAGTATAGAGTTTATAGAAGATTTCATCAACGAGTTCGGTGAATATTATGACCAGGTTCTAATCCATTCAAGAGTAATCAAAACCCTGGACTGGGATGTTGAGGATAAAACCGTCATTTCAGATGAAATCAGGTATCAAAAGGATGATGTCAAAAAGGTCAAGGCCATTGCAGACTATCAGTTCGGCTTTGGTGCGGGCGATGCGATATTTGAAGGAAACATCAACATTGAAAAGAGTAAGAAGACTGGAAAAATCAGACACATCTATGATGGAAAGACCCTGCTTGTGAACATGAGGGCATCAGATTCATACCTGATACTGTCAAAAGAGGGTGCAAAAAGGCTTCATGCAAACATTCCATATCCTCAAAACAGGGTTGTGGTAAACAAGGATTCAGAACCCTTTGCACTTGACGGTAAAAGCGTGTTCTGTAAATTCGTAGTGGACTGTGACGATAACATCAGGGCAAAGGATGAGGTTTTGATAGTCAATGAAGAGGATAAACTGCTTGCCTATGGTAAGGCATTGCTTGGAGCATGTGAAATTGAACAGTTCCAGACAGGCCAGGCAATAAAAACCCGTAAGGGAATGAAAAAGTGA
- a CDS encoding thiolase domain-containing protein: MRDVAIIGVSQTKFGELWDSSFRDLIAEAGVKAVNDAEIDGADIEAMFVGNMSSGLFVEQEHIAALISDHMGLNPIPTTRVEAACASGGLALRQGIMAVASGFHDVVISAGVEKMTDVVDATPAIATASDQEWEAQQGATFPSLYAMIAKRHMHEYGTTREQLAQFSVVNHKNASKNPNAQFPFEVTVDKVINSTMVADPLTLLDCSPVSDGAAAVVMVPAEDAKKYSDTPIYVKASAQASGTLTLHDRKDITTIESTKVASRKAYDMAGVTVKDIDLTEVHDCFSINGLLAVEDLGFAEKGKGGIAIEEGQTEIDGDFPINTSGGLKARGHPLGATGIAQAAEVVWQLRGEAGGRQVDGAEIGMTHNIGGTGGTAAVHIFGRDL; encoded by the coding sequence ATGAGAGATGTTGCGATTATAGGAGTATCACAAACAAAATTCGGTGAATTATGGGATTCATCATTCAGAGATTTAATTGCTGAAGCAGGAGTTAAAGCTGTAAATGATGCTGAAATTGACGGTGCTGACATTGAAGCAATGTTCGTTGGAAACATGTCCTCAGGATTATTCGTTGAACAGGAACACATTGCAGCACTTATTTCCGACCACATGGGTCTTAACCCTATTCCAACCACAAGAGTGGAAGCTGCCTGTGCATCCGGAGGATTGGCATTAAGACAGGGAATCATGGCTGTAGCATCAGGTTTCCATGATGTGGTAATTTCCGCAGGTGTTGAAAAGATGACTGATGTAGTTGATGCTACACCGGCAATTGCAACTGCATCCGACCAGGAATGGGAAGCACAGCAAGGAGCTACATTCCCATCATTATATGCAATGATTGCAAAAAGACACATGCATGAATACGGCACAACTCGTGAACAATTGGCACAATTTTCAGTTGTAAACCATAAGAACGCATCCAAAAACCCAAATGCACAATTCCCATTTGAAGTAACTGTTGATAAGGTTATCAATTCAACAATGGTTGCAGACCCATTAACACTTCTTGACTGTTCTCCTGTTAGTGACGGAGCAGCGGCAGTAGTTATGGTGCCTGCTGAAGATGCTAAAAAATACTCTGACACTCCAATTTATGTAAAGGCTTCTGCACAAGCTTCCGGAACATTAACATTACACGATAGGAAAGATATCACTACCATTGAATCTACTAAAGTGGCTTCCAGAAAAGCTTATGATATGGCAGGAGTCACTGTTAAAGACATTGACTTGACTGAAGTTCACGACTGTTTCTCAATCAACGGACTTTTAGCAGTAGAGGACTTAGGTTTTGCTGAAAAAGGTAAAGGAGGAATAGCTATCGAAGAAGGTCAAACTGAAATCGACGGTGACTTCCCAATCAACACTTCCGGTGGTCTTAAGGCACGTGGACACCCATTAGGTGCTACTGGTATTGCTCAGGCTGCTGAAGTCGTATGGCAACTCAGAGGAGAAGCAGGCGGACGTCAAGTGGATGGTGCAGAAATCGGTATGACCCACAACATCGGTGGTACCGGAGGTACTGCAGCTGTACATATTTTCGGAAGAGATTTATAA
- a CDS encoding multidrug efflux SMR transporter — protein MPTIASIILYILSFYCLINCLKTAPIGVAYAIWSALGIVLVTIVGIIAFKQTPDWAAILGLLLIIIGVGVLNLFSKMSLH, from the coding sequence TTGCCAACAATAGCATCAATCATATTATACATATTATCATTTTACTGTCTCATCAACTGCCTAAAAACAGCACCAATAGGAGTTGCATATGCCATTTGGTCAGCATTGGGAATCGTGCTTGTGACAATTGTAGGGATTATCGCTTTCAAACAGACCCCTGATTGGGCTGCTATCCTTGGACTTTTACTTATCATTATAGGTGTAGGGGTGCTAAATCTATTCTCAAAAATGAGCTTACATTAA
- a CDS encoding cobyrinic acid a,c-diamide synthase, translating to MKEKIFINGRGGCGKSTFISLIAKELSKNNKVLIIDMDEGNLGLNKMLNVDVADTSLMEYYGGRDKIMGEILKVGIKGMVLEKINLKDDAASDSIDILDNMKLSDLPSDYVTWNGNIGFIESGKINDPDEGCACPMGNLTRDFLNHIELQDNEVILVDTSAGIEHIGRGVIESADKLISIVDPSSDAILLANKIGSLSKEASKEYMVILNKIDENTKDLVLEQLDDDISVVGELEYNSHIAQSNLSQKEINLEEVEGEIKEICAKI from the coding sequence ATGAAAGAAAAAATATTTATCAATGGAAGAGGAGGATGTGGAAAGAGCACATTCATATCATTAATTGCAAAGGAATTGTCAAAAAACAATAAAGTATTAATAATTGATATGGATGAGGGAAACCTCGGATTGAACAAGATGCTTAATGTTGATGTTGCAGACACTTCATTAATGGAATATTATGGTGGAAGAGATAAGATAATGGGTGAAATTTTAAAAGTAGGAATTAAAGGTATGGTTTTAGAAAAGATCAACCTGAAAGATGACGCCGCCTCCGATTCAATAGATATTTTGGATAATATGAAATTATCAGATTTACCTTCCGATTATGTGACATGGAACGGAAATATAGGATTCATTGAATCCGGAAAAATCAACGACCCTGATGAAGGCTGTGCCTGTCCGATGGGAAATCTTACAAGAGACTTCCTAAATCACATTGAATTACAAGACAATGAAGTAATATTGGTCGACACCTCAGCGGGAATAGAACACATTGGAAGAGGAGTAATTGAGTCTGCAGACAAACTCATTTCAATAGTTGACCCGTCAAGCGATGCAATATTGTTGGCAAATAAAATAGGATCATTATCAAAAGAGGCATCCAAAGAATATATGGTAATATTGAATAAAATTGATGAAAATACTAAAGATTTGGTATTGGAACAATTGGATGATGACATATCTGTCGTTGGGGAACTTGAATATAATTCACACATAGCTCAAAGCAACCTTTCCCAAAAAGAAATTAACCTTGAGGAAGTAGAAGGTGAAATTAAGGAAATCTGTGCAAAAATTTAA
- a CDS encoding hydroxymethylglutaryl-CoA synthase: MVGIVGYGAHVPSYRIKVEEIAKVWGDDPVALSNGLVVNEKSVPSPDEDTATIAVTAARYALARAQIDPSKIGAVYVGSESHPYAVKPTASIVAEAVCATPKLTAADLEFACKAGTAGIQMTMGLVESGMIEYGLAIGADTSQGAPGDALEYTASAGGAAYIIGKENTIADINHTCSFTTDTPDFYRREGQDYPSHGGRFTGEPAYFKHVLSTAKMLFEETDSKPEDYDYACFHQPNGKFYLRAGKKLGFTSDQIKQGLLTPNIGNTYSGAVPLALSNILDVAKPGDKIFVVSYGSGAGSDGFTITVKDEIEERRELAPKTQSIIDQKTYVDYAVYAKFKGKIKM, from the coding sequence ATGGTAGGAATAGTAGGATATGGGGCACATGTGCCGTCATATAGAATAAAGGTAGAAGAAATTGCTAAAGTATGGGGGGATGACCCTGTAGCTTTATCAAACGGATTAGTAGTTAATGAAAAATCCGTACCTTCTCCTGATGAAGACACTGCAACCATTGCAGTAACTGCTGCAAGATATGCACTTGCAAGAGCTCAAATTGACCCATCAAAAATTGGTGCTGTTTATGTTGGTTCAGAATCACATCCATATGCAGTAAAACCAACCGCTTCCATTGTTGCTGAAGCAGTTTGTGCAACACCAAAATTAACCGCTGCAGATTTGGAATTTGCTTGTAAAGCAGGAACCGCAGGTATTCAGATGACAATGGGTCTTGTTGAGTCAGGAATGATTGAATATGGTTTGGCTATTGGTGCCGACACTTCACAAGGTGCACCTGGTGATGCATTGGAATACACTGCATCCGCTGGTGGGGCAGCTTACATCATCGGTAAAGAAAACACAATTGCTGATATAAACCACACTTGCAGTTTCACAACCGACACTCCTGATTTCTACAGAAGAGAAGGTCAGGACTATCCATCTCACGGTGGACGTTTCACAGGTGAACCAGCTTACTTCAAACATGTTTTAAGTACTGCAAAAATGTTATTCGAGGAAACTGACTCAAAACCTGAAGATTACGATTATGCATGTTTCCACCAACCTAACGGTAAATTCTACTTAAGAGCTGGTAAAAAATTAGGATTCACATCAGATCAAATTAAACAAGGATTATTAACTCCTAACATTGGAAACACTTACTCCGGTGCTGTACCATTAGCATTATCCAATATTTTGGATGTTGCAAAACCAGGAGACAAGATATTTGTTGTTTCATACGGTTCAGGTGCTGGAAGTGACGGTTTCACAATAACTGTTAAGGATGAAATTGAAGAAAGAAGAGAATTAGCTCCAAAAACACAAAGCATCATTGATCAAAAGACATATGTTGATTATGCTGTTTATGCTAAATTCAAAGGTAAAATTAAAATGTAA